In the genome of Paenibacillus pabuli, the window CAGGTCCAGCATTGCGCCTGCATCGACAAGTTTAGACAAGTTACCTTTTGGAAAAATGATATCAGGGAAATCACCACTGGCAGCCATAAGCGCAATCTTCTGTTCGCCACCATTGTTCACATCATACTCAGCTTCGATCGTAACACCTGTTTGCTTGGTAATTTCTTTACCAACTGCATCCTGCATCTTGTTCCAGGTTGGACTTGCGTCTGCTCCAAAGAACGTGATGGTAACTGGTTCAGTTCCGCTGGACTCGGAGGTTTCCTTGCTTCCCGAATTTCCGCAGCCAGCTGTAACCAGCATTGCACTTGCGAGCATTAACATTGCAAAAGTCTTGGGTTTATTGCCTTTCATTTTGCCTCTCATTGTCTAGTCCCCCTATTATTTATGAAGGTTTTATCTGTATAACAGGCTTAAGCCTGAGGATACCACTGTAAGACACATTTCTGTATGCGCTTACCAAAAGAATAAATTTTGTATTCTTTTTCTTAAAAATTAACTCATAGAAACTTTCTATCAAATATATAAAACGTTTTCGTAAAACACTTTAAAACGCTTACTGAAAGTGCTTACAATAACGATTATATGCTATCCGCAACCTTACGTCAACAACAAAAAAGGCCCCTTCCAGGGAGCCTTTCTCGCAATGAAAATGATCATATATTATGATTTATTTTCAATATTATTTCATGTCTTTACCTGTCCACAGAGCAACACGTTCCTTGATCCAAACGGTGTATTGTTTCTCCATCTCTACCGCACCTGCTTTATCAAGCTCTGCCAGGAGATCATCATACACTTTGTCAAAATTCTCCGGTTTGGCAAGGATGGCTTCAGGAATACGTTTGCGGACAATATCCTGTGTTTTTTGGAATGCTACGTTATAATCCGTATCCGAAGGTACTGGCATGTTGTATGCTGCGCCCCAATCTTTCAGCTTCAGATCGTCTTCAGAAGGATAGAAATCTTTCCACGTTGTAATGCCGTAGGCTTTCAATGTTTCCTTCTCTGCAGCAGTATAACCTGCCTGAATCTGCTCAGGGAAGTTCGTGGTGTAATAGTTACCTGTGGAATCTTTGACACCATCGCCATATCTGGCGCTGAAGATGTTGTACATTCCGATACCTGTTTCTTTGGTAAAAGCAGAGTTGTCATTCACTTTGCGATCCTGCACATCAGCAGGGATCACCCGTTGACCGTTTTCTACATTGTAGTGTTGGCCTTCAATACCCCAGTTTCTCAGCACCTGTCCTTCATCCGAAGCGAGCCAATCCATAAATTTGATAATCCGTACAGGGTCTTTCGCAGTTGTTGAAATACCGATGCCGTATCCATCGAATCCGGTTGGTTGGAATGTATGGTCCACAATATCCTTGTTGATGGATACAGAGAAGTGAGCGTAAGTGTCCTCGCCATTGTTTTTTGATTTCAAAGCATTCTCAGCTTCACCATAGTTCCATTCCTGGTCAATCAGTCCCAGTACCCGACCGCTTGCGATTTTGGATTTGTATTGGTCATCCTTCTGTACAAATGTATCTTTGTCCAGAATGCCTTCATTGTACATTTTGTTCAGCCAGCGGAAGTATTCTTTCTCTTCTGGACGTTTATAGTGCAGCATTGCTTCATAGGTTTCAGGGTTAATATAATATTCACCGTCATCCGGTCCACCGGTTGCCTGGAAGGCTGGATTCGTTACCGTAATCATGATTTTCCAGTCATCTGCATTCAGCGTCAGCGGAATGGTCGGTTGTCCGTCAATGGTTGGATGTTTAGCATAATACTCTTTGAGAACTTTCTCATAATCTTCGAGTGTTTTTACTTCCGGGTAGCCAAGTTCTTTCAATACTTTCTGCTGAATCTCAAATCCGCCTGTAGCATCAAACGCAACATTATCTACACCCATGTTTGTTGGGATCGTGTAAATGGACTGATCTTCCAAACTGTATTTCAGACGGTTCATCTGGTCCCCATAGATTTTCTTCAGATTTGGTGCGTATTTGTCAATCAGGTCTGTCAGGTCAAGCATCGCGCCTGCATCCACAAGCTTAGACAAGTTACCTTTAGGATAGATAATATCAGGGTAATCACCGCTGGCAGCCATCAGAGGTATCTTCTGGTCGCCACCATTATTCACATCATACTCGGCCTCAATTGTAACACCTGTTTGTTTCGTAATTTCCTGGCCGACTGCGTCCTTCATGTTGTTCCAGTTCGGACTTGCGTCAGCACCAAAGAACGTAAAGGTAATTGGACTGGTCGTATCCCCTGTGTCCGTTGGTGTCTCTGAAGCCGTAGTTCCTCCTCCGCTGCCGCTGCATCCTGCTGTAATGGCAAGAGCGCTGGCTAACAGAAGCATTGCGAATGTTTTTGGTGTTTTGCCCTTCATGTGTAATCCCCCTTATGGATAAAATGAAGCTATCTATTGTAGAACAGGTTAACCTGCACATACCGTGATTGGGTGATTCTGATTGTAAAACGTTTGATTTTATAACATAAAAAGCGTTTTCTAAATGGAGTGAAAAGCACTTCATTTATTCAGTATTTCGAAGGAGCAATTCTTACTCTTGTTGATTGAGTAGTTCGTATACATGCCTTGGTAAATCAATAATGAAAGTGCTTTCATAATTGAATAATAATCTCTCTAAAACTCCTTGTCAATAGTGAATTTTTAAAATTGAAAACGTTTTTCGGAAAACGTTTTCTGAATAAAAAAGAACCCAGTTTTTCTGGGTTCTTTTTCTTCAAAAAAATCAATGACTAAAATGAATCACTTGCTCGCTTCCCCGTTCCACAATTGAACACGGTTTTGCACAAGTTGAGTGTATTGCTGTTCCATTTTCTCTGCTCCGGCTTTATTCAGCTCGGCAATCATTCCGTCATAGATGGCATCGAACTTATCAGGGGAACTGAGAATCGCTTCTGGAATGCGTTTACGGATAATATCCTGTGTTTTTTGGAAAATGACATTGTAGTCCGAATCACCAGGAGTCGGCAAATTATACGCTGCCCCCCATGCTTTAACCGGGAATTCATCTTCACTAGGGAACAGGTCCTTCCACGTTGTCGCTCCGTATGCTTTGAGTGTTTCTTTCTCTGCATCGGAATAAGCGGCTACAATCTGTTCAGGGAAATTCGTTGTGTAATAGTTATCTGTTGAATCTTTGACACCGTCACCGTAGTGGCCCGACAAATTGGTGTAGAGGCCAATCCCTGTTTCCTTCTGGAATACGGCAGCATTGTTTGTCTTTTGATCCAGCACATCGGCAGGAATGACACGTTTGCCATCCTTCACTTCGTACTGTTTGCCTTCAATACCCCAGTTCATCAGCACTTGGCCTTCTTCCGAAGCCAGGTAATCAAAGAATTTGATTGTACGAACCGGGTCGGGATTCGTGGTAGAAATACCTACACCCCATCCAGATACAAAACCAGGATCCTGGAAGGTTTGATCCTTGATATCTTTAGACAGAGTTACCGGGAAGTGAGAATATGTCGCTTCATCTTTACCAGCAGATTTCAAAGCATTCTCTGCATCAGAGTATCCCCAATCCTGGTCAATGACACCCAGTACACGTCCGCTTGCAATTTTGGATTTGTACTGGTCTGTCTTCTGCACAAAGCTGTCCTGATCAAGCAATCCCTCGCTGTACATATGGTTCAACCAGCGGAAGTACTCTTTTTCCTCTGGGCGTTTGTAGTGCAGCATAGCTTCATACGTTTCTGGATTGATATAGTATTCCCCGTCATCCGGAGCGCCAGTTGCCTGGAAGGCCGGATTCGTTACGGTAATCATGATTCTCCAGTCATCTGCGTCGAGGGATAACGGAATCGTTGGTTGACCGTCAATCGTTGGATGTTTCTCCTTATATGCCTTCAACACATTTTCATAATCTTGGAGCGTACGCACTTCAGGGTATCCCAGTTCTTTCAATACACGATGCTGGATACCAAATCCGCCGCCTGCATCAAAGTACTTCTGATCTACCGCATAATACGTCGGCAGCACATAAATTGCCTGGTCCTCATTGCTGTACTTCAACCGGTCCATGTAATTACCATACAGCTTCTTCAGATTGGGAGCATATTGATCGATCAGATCTGTCAGATCCAACATGGCTCCGGCATCCACGAGCTTGCTTAGCTCTCCTTTGGGTGACACGATATCCGGATAATCTCCGCTCGCTGCCATTAAAGATATTTTATCTTGACCGCCGCTGACGGCAAATTCACCATTGAGGGTTACACCTGTTTTTTCCGTTAGAACCTGACCTACCTCATCTTTCATACCGTTCCAGTTCGGACTGGGATCCACGCTAAAAAAGCTGAATGTAATCGGAGATGTATCACCGCTTGTATCCTTAAACGACGTTTCGCCGCTGTTGCCTCCACCGCAACCTGCGAGCAAAGACATCGCAAGCACTGGAGCCAGTGCAATCTTCATTTTGAACCTTGCCATAATGGTAATCCTCCCGTTTCATATGTCTGTCTTAGCCGGGACTTTTTGTCCCTGTCTATAGCTTCATGAATGCCACTCCGCAGCCCTATACGGTGAAGCGCAGACCAAATGGCTGCGCTTCGGGCATCCTGATGCTTTTTTATTATACGGTCGCTCTATCTATGTGGCGACCTGCATAAACTTGCTTAAGCTTTTACTGCACCCAGTGTCATACCACCTACAAAATACTTTTGCAGGAATGGATACACAATCAGGATTGGAACCGTAACAACGATCGTGATCGCCATTTTGATGGATTCCGGTGAAATCTGGGTCATCTGCTGTGCCATGTCATTGGCGTTACGTCCGGCACCCGAGCCTTGCTGTGTACTTTGCAATACTTTCATCAGCTCGTACTGGAGCGTAGTCAGATGCGCTTTTGAGCCGTTATACAAGTACGTATCCAGCCATGCATTCCATTGGCCTACAGCCAGGAATAAAGCAATGGTTGCAAGTACCGGTTTACAGAGCGGCAAAATGATTTTGTAATAGATGGTAAAATCGTTGGCACCATCCAGCTTGGCTGATTCCTGCAATGCATATGGCAGGCCATCAATGAAGGAACGGATGATAAACACGTTAAATGCACTGATCATACCCGGCAATACATATACCCAGAAGGTACCAATCAGGTGCAAGTCACGCATCAAGAGGTACACTGGAATCAACCCACCGGAGAAGTACATTGTGAGTGCTAGCGTCGTAGAAACGAACTTTCTCAACCCGAAGTCAGGTCTGCTCAGCGTAAAGGCGATCATGGAAGAACTGATCAATCCGAGCACAGTACCTACGATTGTACGCAAAATGGAAATTTGCAAACCTTGCAGCAATCCTTCGTATTGGAAAATCGTTTTGTAGTTTTGCAATGTGAATTCACGAGGCCACAAGTAAATTCCACCACGTACGGTATCCGTCGAGTTATTAAGCGAGATAGCTAGTACGTTAAGGAAT includes:
- a CDS encoding carbohydrate ABC transporter permease, producing the protein MANKAFNATRGDKLFDIFNILAMTLVLIVTLYPFLNVLAISLNNSTDTVRGGIYLWPREFTLQNYKTIFQYEGLLQGLQISILRTIVGTVLGLISSSMIAFTLSRPDFGLRKFVSTTLALTMYFSGGLIPVYLLMRDLHLIGTFWVYVLPGMISAFNVFIIRSFIDGLPYALQESAKLDGANDFTIYYKIILPLCKPVLATIALFLAVGQWNAWLDTYLYNGSKAHLTTLQYELMKVLQSTQQGSGAGRNANDMAQQMTQISPESIKMAITIVVTVPILIVYPFLQKYFVGGMTLGAVKA
- a CDS encoding ABC transporter substrate-binding protein codes for the protein MARFKMKIALAPVLAMSLLAGCGGGNSGETSFKDTSGDTSPITFSFFSVDPSPNWNGMKDEVGQVLTEKTGVTLNGEFAVSGGQDKISLMAASGDYPDIVSPKGELSKLVDAGAMLDLTDLIDQYAPNLKKLYGNYMDRLKYSNEDQAIYVLPTYYAVDQKYFDAGGGFGIQHRVLKELGYPEVRTLQDYENVLKAYKEKHPTIDGQPTIPLSLDADDWRIMITVTNPAFQATGAPDDGEYYINPETYEAMLHYKRPEEKEYFRWLNHMYSEGLLDQDSFVQKTDQYKSKIASGRVLGVIDQDWGYSDAENALKSAGKDEATYSHFPVTLSKDIKDQTFQDPGFVSGWGVGISTTNPDPVRTIKFFDYLASEEGQVLMNWGIEGKQYEVKDGKRVIPADVLDQKTNNAAVFQKETGIGLYTNLSGHYGDGVKDSTDNYYTTNFPEQIVAAYSDAEKETLKAYGATTWKDLFPSEDEFPVKAWGAAYNLPTPGDSDYNVIFQKTQDIIRKRIPEAILSSPDKFDAIYDGMIAELNKAGAEKMEQQYTQLVQNRVQLWNGEASK
- a CDS encoding ABC transporter substrate-binding protein yields the protein MKGKTPKTFAMLLLASALAITAGCSGSGGGTTASETPTDTGDTTSPITFTFFGADASPNWNNMKDAVGQEITKQTGVTIEAEYDVNNGGDQKIPLMAASGDYPDIIYPKGNLSKLVDAGAMLDLTDLIDKYAPNLKKIYGDQMNRLKYSLEDQSIYTIPTNMGVDNVAFDATGGFEIQQKVLKELGYPEVKTLEDYEKVLKEYYAKHPTIDGQPTIPLTLNADDWKIMITVTNPAFQATGGPDDGEYYINPETYEAMLHYKRPEEKEYFRWLNKMYNEGILDKDTFVQKDDQYKSKIASGRVLGLIDQEWNYGEAENALKSKNNGEDTYAHFSVSINKDIVDHTFQPTGFDGYGIGISTTAKDPVRIIKFMDWLASDEGQVLRNWGIEGQHYNVENGQRVIPADVQDRKVNDNSAFTKETGIGMYNIFSARYGDGVKDSTGNYYTTNFPEQIQAGYTAAEKETLKAYGITTWKDFYPSEDDLKLKDWGAAYNMPVPSDTDYNVAFQKTQDIVRKRIPEAILAKPENFDKVYDDLLAELDKAGAVEMEKQYTVWIKERVALWTGKDMK